Part of the bacterium genome, AGGGCGGCGTCGCTGCCGGCGGCCAGCCGGCGGCCGGCCTCGCCGAGCCGCGCGCCGCGGGCCGCGAGATGGCCCGTGGCCGCACTGCCCAGACGGGCGGCGAGTCGGCCGAGTCGGTCGTGCCGGCGGTTCAGGTCGCTGCCCACGCGCTGCTGCAGGCGTGCCGCCGCCTGCTCGAAGCGCAGCCGGGCCCGCAGCGCCGCCCCGGTCGCCGCACGGGCCAACCGGTCCTCGACGGCGACCCGACGGGCCGCCGCGGCCAGGATGTCGTCCAGGCGGTCCTGCAGGGCCGCGGCCACGACGTCGAGCCGCCCGGCCTGCCCGTCCACCACGTCGACGAGGAACTCCGCCGCGGCCGTGGGCGTCTTGCAGCTCGTGTGGGCCACCAGGTCGGCGATGGACTTGTCGATCTCGTGGCCGATGGCCGTGACCACCGGCACCGGACAGCGGGCGATGGCCTCGGCCAGGTCGCGCTGGTCGAACCAGCTGAGGTCGGCGCGGGAGCCCCCGCCGCGGGTCAGCACGATGACGTCGACGCCGGCGTCGACCTGGCGTCGCAGGGCCGTCAGCACCTCGCGCTCGAGCTGCTCGCCCTGCATGCGGGCCCCCACCAGGTGCACCCGGAAGGCCCAGGGGCTGGCGGCCAGGCCGGTGCGGAAGTCCTGTTCGGCGGCGCTGCCCGGCGAGGTGATCAGCCCCACGTGCAGGG contains:
- the xseA gene encoding exodeoxyribonuclease VII large subunit — translated: MMREPAPEDLFEPPDAPGAETRRVLTVRQLNEEISAAMEAAFPRTVWVRGEVQRLPHDADRRTHVYFELHETGRSGAAEYQIPVSLMGWDRQRYGLGRYLDGTDPDFRIANKIEVCLECKVDFYAKFGKLSLKIVGVDKTFALGRLEARRRETLAYLEAHELLGLNATAPLPDLPLHVGLITSPGSAAEQDFRTGLAASPWAFRVHLVGARMQGEQLEREVLTALRRQVDAGVDVIVLTRGGGSRADLSWFDQRDLAEAIARCPVPVVTAIGHEIDKSIADLVAHTSCKTPTAAAEFLVDVVDGQAGRLDVVAAALQDRLDDILAAAARRVAVEDRLARAATGAALRARLRFEQAAARLQQRVGSDLNRRHDRLGRLAARLGSAATGHLAARGARLGEAGRRLAAGSDAAL